The following nucleotide sequence is from Tardiphaga sp. 709.
TGTGTCGGCGACCGATATGATATTCGCGATCATCTTCATCGCAGTGCTGTTCGTGATTGCCGGCCCGCTGGCCTGGATCCCGCTCGCGATGCTGCCTGTGATGATCCTCGTCGGTCTCTTGATCCAGCGGCCGCTCGATCGTGCGATGAAGCGCCTGCAGGCAGAGTCGGCTGCGCGTCACGGCATTCTCATCGAGTCGCTGAATGGCATCGAGACCGTTCGCGCAGTTGCTGGCGAGAGCCGGGTCCAGACAGTGTGGGAACGTTCCGTCGCAGCGACGGCACGTTCCAGCGAAGGCGTGCAGTTCTGGTCCTCGCTGGCGATGACCAGTGCGAGCGTGGCGACGCAGCTCTGCAGCCTGTTGCTGGTCGTGGTCGGTGTGTTCCTCATCCTCGACGGCAAACTGTCGGTCGGTGCGCTGGTTGCGGCCAATATGTTGTCGGGCCGCATTCTCGGTCCCATCGCCGGCATCGCGGCCGTGATGACGCGCGCGACACAGACCATGTCGGCCCTGCGGTCAATCGATCGCCTGATGGCGACGGAGCGCGAGCGGCCGCCGGAAAAGATCTTCGTGGCCCGCGAGATCACGAAGGGCAGCATCGAATTCCGCAATGTCAGCTTTTCCTATCCGGACAGCCCGGCGAAAGCCCTCGAGGGCATCTCTTTCCACGTGAAGCCTGGCGAGAAGATCGGCATCATCGGCCGAGTCGGCTCAGGCAAGACCACGGTCGGCCGTCTGGCGACGGCGTTCTATCCGCCGAGCGAAGGCAGCATCCTGATCGATGGCATCGATATCCGGCAATACGACCCGGCGGACCTGCGCGCCGGCATCGGTTTTGTGCTGCAGGATACCGATCTGTTCTATGGCAAGCTGCGCGACAACATCACGCTGGGCCGTCCCGATGCGACCGATGAGGAAGTGCTCGCGGCTGCACGGCTGTCCGGCGTCGAGACCTTCATCGCCGGTCATCCGCAGGGCTACGACATGATGGTTGCCGAAGGCGGCCGTAGCCTGTCGGGCGGCCAGAAACAGGCGATCGGCCTCGCGCGTGTGCTGATCCGCAAGCCGCGCGTGTTGTTTCTCGACGAACCCACTGCGCATTTCGACGTGCGCAGTGAAGGTGAATTCCTCGATCGCCTTAAGACGCTCGCCAAGGGTGAGATGTCCATTATCGTCTCGACGCATCGCCCGTCGCTCCTGTCGCTAGTCGATCGCATTCTCGTGTTCGACAACGGCAAGATCGTCGCCGACGGCCCCGCCGATCAGATCCTGACGCGCTTGCGCCCGCAGCCGCAGGCTCCTCAAGCCGCGGGGAGGCCGGTCAATGTCGCAGTCTGATTTCGCATTTTCGAACGACGTTCGTGCGGCCATGGAAATGCGTACGCCGCGTACGGCGCGGATGTTGTTGATGACCGTCACCGGTCTGCTCGTCGTGTTCCTGCTGTGGGCACACTTCGCCGTGCTGGATGAAGTGAAGCGCGGTAATGGCAAGGTGGTGCCGTCGCGCCAGACCCAGGTGGTGCAATCGCTCGAAGGCGGCATCATCAGCGAATTGCTGATTCAGGAAGGCGCCATCGTCGGGAAAGATCAGCCGCTGGCGCGCATCGAAGATACCAACTTCGCGGCGCAGTTCGGCGAAATCCGCGAGCGGCGCGGTGCCATGGCTGCCCGCGTGATCCGACTGGAAGCAGAGACCTTCGGCAAGACCAACGTCGAGTTTCCGGAAGAACTCACGAAGCTTGCACCGCGTGCGGTTCAGACCGAACGCAGCGTATTCGACGCCCATATGCGCAAGCTTGCGCAGGACATCGACGTGATTGCCCAGCAGGAATGGCAGAAGAAAAAGGAAATCGACGAGCTCCGTGCGTCGGAAACCCGCTTCTCCGAGACGCTGACGCTGCTGACCCGCGAAACCTTGCTGACGCGCCGGCTCTATGAGCAGAAGGTCGTTCCCGAGATCGAGATGCTGCGGTCCGACCGGCAGGCCACCGACATGCGCGGTCAGCTCGCGGTGGTGCAGGCAACCATGGTCAAGACCGAGGCCGCCGTGAAGGAAGCGCAGTCGCGGCTTTTGAATATCACCACGGCATTTCGTTCCACGGCGGAAGATGATCTCGCGAAATCGCGCGGCGATCTCGCGGTCCTCGACGAAAACATCAAGTCCGCGCAGGATCGCGTTCGGCGCACCGAACTGCGGTCGCCGGTCTACGGCATCGTTAACAGACTTAACGTCACCACCATTGGTGCGGTCGTTGCACCTGGCGCCAGCGTGATGGAGATCGTGCCACTTGAGGATACGCTGCTGGTCGAGGGGCGCATTCGTCCGCAGGACATCGCCTTCATCCGTCCGGACCATGAGGCGGTGGTGAAGCTCAGCGCCTACGACTCTTCGGTCTATGGATCGCTTCACGGCCGGGTCGAACGTATCAGCGCCGATACCATCACCGACGAGAAGGGTGACAAGAACGAGCGCGGCGAGACGTTCTACCGCGTCATGGTGCGCACCGAAAAGAACCACCTCGGCACTGCCGAGCAGCCGCTGCCGATCATTCCCGGCATGGTGGCGACAGTGGAAGTCCTGACCGGCAAGAAGTCGGTGCTGGATTATCTCGTGAAGCCTGCGCGTATGCTGCGTGATGAGGCGTTTCGCGAACGCTGATAGCGCTACGGAGCATTTCCGCTGCTCCGTATGTTACCTTGCTCCCAGCCCGTCAGAGTCAACGAACTCTTAAAACGCAGGTTTCGCTAAAATTCGAGCGAATGCGTTGGTAGCCGATTGAGCGCGTTCAACGACATACCCGCACAGGTTGACGTGTTTTAACCGGCCTGAAGCAGCCCCCGATTTATCCCTGATGCCACAAGATCCGGACGGGGATCGACGCAATGACGTCGGCCGATGCTCCGGACAACGGGGCGTCAGTCATGTTGCGTATCGATCAGGCGCGGGCATTCCCGCGTGCGCTGGGGTTTGTGCTCGCCGGTGTCGTAAGCGTCAGCGCTTGCGATGGAGCATTTGCAAAATCACGCGCGAAGAAGACGGTGCTTGAGCGCTCCGTGATGGACACGCCGATCGCGGGCATGACCGCGCCGCCGGTCCGGTTCTTCACGATCAACCAGGTGCTGGCCAAGCGGGACAGCGAGAACCGTGCAAAGCCCGGCAATATCGAACTCGCATCCTTGGACGCGCCGCAGGGATCAGATGCCAAGGTGATCAGTGATGCGCCGTCTCCGGCCGCGATCCTGCCTGCCACGAGCGAGGAGCCGTTCGGCCTGTTCACGTTCCGCGCGCCTGAAGGGCTGCTATGGACGAAATGGCGCGGTGTGGAAACGCGTATGCGCGCCGACTTGAAATCGATCGAGGATTGCAAGGCTGATAGCGAGAACTGCGTCGCCGGTGCGCGCAAGTTTGTCGCCGTCACGCGTTCCGCTGCCGAATTGGATCTGCGCACACGCGTCGAGGCGATCAATCGCGACGTCAACTATGCGATCCGCTATGTCGGGGACTATCAGCAGCACGGCGTCGCCGATCTGTGGAGTTCGCCGCTGGAGACGCTGTCCGCGGGTATCGGCGACTGCGAAGACTATGCGATCGCCAAATTCGCCATGCTCGCCGCAACGGGCGTGCCGGAGGCCGATATCAAGATGATGCTGGTGCGTGACATGGCGGTGCGCCAGGACCATGCGGTGCTCACCGTCCGTGTCGATGGCCGCTGGCTGGTTCTCGACAATCGCTACTCCCGACTGTCGGAAACACGTGATCTGCCGCATTTCATGCCGCTTTTCGCTATCGACCACAAAGGCGTCAGCCTGTTCGCCGCGCCCTATGCCGCGCGTCCGCATCATGAGAGCGAGACCGACATGTTGCCCGCGGCCGAGGTGGACGGCTTCGGCGGCGGCTCTTCCTTGCCGCTGGCGCTCTGAGATAGTTCGACAACACAACGTCGACAATCGGCCTGATATCGACGTTTTATGCGCTTCGCGATCTTGTACTTCCGTGCATCTTGGGCTCTTAATGCGCCAGGGTGAGGTCGACGAGGGGATTGAGATGCGCTTCAAGCACACGCTGTTGGGTTTGTTGGTGGCGGCTGGAATGGCTTCCGGTGCAACTGTCTCGCATGCCGAAGGCCTGCTTCCAGGCGCTGCCTTCTCCGTCGATTGTCAGAATGGGGCGGTCTACAAGCTGACCTCCGGCCGTGTGACCTTTCCCGGTGATATCGTCACCGGCCATCTGTACCTGACACCGCACCGTGCAATGCCTGTTCGCCTGATCCCGATGGGTGAAGGATATCGCTATGCAGGCCGTGGCGTATGGCTGGATGGCATTCGCGAGCACGCGCTGTTGTATCGGGCCAAGTATAGCCCGGTCGCGTGCGTCGTTACCCGCATCTAGACTTTTATCCTATCAATTATCTCCTGCGATAGCAGTCCTGCGATAGCGAGTTGCGTATCTGCGCAGCTTGCTGATTCACGTCTGTGCCCGGAGAAGAAGTCCGCGATCCCAGAGATTCGCGGAATGCGCACTGCAAATGGCGACCTTGCCATCTGGCTGTGATGCGAATGCGCTTTAAGCAACTGTCCCATTTCGAAATTTGCTCGCGAAGGGCGACCACTACGCGACGGTTCGCGCGACTGTCGATATCGGCTCGCGAAAGCAAATTCAGCCGCCCGTCCAATATTGGCGGAGGTGCCTGTGGTTGTGAGCTGATTTCGTTGTTCAGTGCGAAATGAGAAGTCATCTTGCAAAGTATAAAATAAGTCGTTTTTTCGAATACTTTCTTATTTTTACAATAGATACGCCGTGATTTGTGGATTTTTCCGGGCATTCCCAAAAATAGACTGTCTAGAAGAAGTATTACTGTCGAGCGGTTCATCTTTATTAATTCGCTGTTTCATTTTTGAACTTAACCAATGCAACGAAAACGCTTCAAATTTTACAGGTATTCATTGACGTCTCTGCGTTCTTAAGAATATTTTAACCCTCGCAGGACTTGGACGTTTTTCGGTCCGATCAGCTTGAGGTTGTAGTCATGAACGCTCCCGTATTGCTCGCGCAGCTCGCCGGTTCCACCACGCAGACCCCGCAGTCTCCGAAGAACCTGAAGCTCGAGAAGCCGCAAAATGGGCAGGCGATTTCGGTTCATCTAGACGGGAACACCAAGCTCGATTTTGCTGATATCGCGAGCGAGAAGCTGACCTTCGTCAAGGTCGGTGAAAAGCTCATCATCCTCTTCGACAATCAGTCGACGGTGACTGTCGATCCAGTGTTCGACTCGATGGGCAAGCCGCTCACCGATCTCGCATTCGACATGGGCTCCGATCGCACGCTGACAGGCGAGCAGTTCGCGCAAACATTTCCGATCACCACTGATCAGTCCGTTCTGCCCGCAGCCGGCGGTGCAACGGGCCCGACGGGCGGCGCGAATTTCGGTGATGCGACCGTTGGTGCGCTCGGTGCCTCGGGCGCGCGTCTCGCGCTGTTGACGGGCGAAGACACTGGCGGCGGCTTCGATCCGCTGGAAGATGGAACGCCTAATCCGTCGCCGATTCCGGGCGGCGTGACGGCTGTGACGCTGAATGAAGACGGCTTTGCGGAAGGCAATCTCGGCGGCACCGGTGACACGGGCGGCACCGCGACGTCCGTGACCGGTTCGCTCAATGTCGATTTCGGTACCGATGGTTCGAATCGCAGCTTCGCGTTCTCGCTCAATCAGCCGACGCTGGCCGGCCTGACCTCGGATGGTCAGACCGTTCAGCTCGCTTTCACCACCGTGAACGGCCAGCCCGTGCTGATCGGCTATGTCGGTGGCGATTTCAATGTCGCTGCCAATCAGGTCTTCACGGTATCCCTCGATGCTTCATCGCTGCAGGGCAGCTACACCTTCACGCTGTTGCGTCCGCTCGATCATCCGATCCATGGCACCGAAGACACGATCAATCTCTCGATCAACGTGATCGCGACGGATGGTAGTGGCGACACTGTGGCCGTCACGATTCCGATCGGCATCAACGACGATACGCCGGTGATCGGCACGCCTGCCGATGCCGCGCTGACGGATCCGCTGTCCGGCAATCCAGCGACGCAGACGGGCTCACTCGGCATCTCATGGGGCGCCGACCGCTATAACGATCATGTCGATGGCGGCGTATCCGCGACCACCGGCGCAACGGGCGATCGCTCGGTCGTGTTTGCCAACACGCAGGTGACGGCCGCTGGCGACGGCACGACGGCGATCGGCACGCTGACGTCGCATGGCGAGACGGTGCACTACGTGCTGCTCGAAAACGGGACTGTGCTGGTCGCCTATACCGGCGACACGGCACCGACGAGTCTTGCCAGCCTGCAGCAGAGCGGCACGCCGAGCGGTGAAGGCGAGGGTGGCGAAGGCGGGATTGCCAACAACGTCGTCTTCGTCGTGACCCTGTCCGACGCCAGCAATAGCGGCAGCTATGTCGTCACCCAGTATCGTTCGCTGGATCACGACAATGGTTCAGCCACGTTCCAGAACATCGATCTAGCCTTCAACTTCACCGTGACGGACAGCGATGGCGATACGGTCAACGGCACGCTGCATGCGGTGATCGCGGATACGGTGCCGGTTGTGACCGGTCCGGCCGACGCAAGCACACTGAGCGAAGGCAACGGCGAAACGCCGCCGAGCGAAGGTGGCGAGGACATGCCCTCTTTGCTGGTGGTCGGCGGTTCGTTTACGCCGAAGGACACCGGCGCCGTATCACTGCACATCGATTGGCGTTCGGATAATCAAAATCCGAACACCCCGGGTGCTACGCATGATCGCTCGGTCACATTCACCGCTGCGACGCAAACCGCTCTCGAGAACCTCGGCCTGACTTCCGACGGCGCGACGATCATCTACACGATCTCCGCGGATGGCACTTTGCTGACGGCAACGACTGCTGCTACCGAAGGCCATAGCGCGCGCACCATCTTTACCGTGCAGTTGTCCGACAGCGGAAATGGCAGCTACGACTTCGCCTTGCTGGACAATCTGGACCATCGGGGCAGCTCCGAAGGCAGCCAGGCGCTGACATTTGGCTTCATTGCGACCGACAGCGATGGTGACACGACGGCTCCAGCGAATTTCACGGTCAACATTACCGACGAAACTCCGTCCTTCACCTCCGAAGGCGTCGCGCCCCAGTTTGTCGATGAGGAGGGCAATGCCGGCGACACCTATGCGTCCGGCGATCTCGCTGGCGAAGCCAAGACCGCAACTGCATCGCTGAACATCGCGTGGGGCGCGGACGACGCCAATAACGTGGTCGATGGCGGCTTCACTGGTAGTGCTGGCGACCGTTCGGTGGTCTTTGCGAGCAATGCCGTCAGTTCGCTTCAGGCGCAGAACCTTACGTCGAATGGCGTCGCGCTGCAGTATATCCTGTCGACCGATGGTACGACGCTGACGGCCTATCAGGGTTCAGGCCGTCTCGATGGCGACAAGGTGTTCACCGTCACGCTGTCCGATCAGGGCAACGGTTCCTACAATTTCACGATGCTGGGTCATCTCGATCACCCGATTTCGGGCGTTGAAGACGATCTGACGCCGGTATTCAATTTCACGGCGCGCGACGGCGACGGCGACGCGATCTCTTCGAGCTTTTCGGTGACGATCAACGACGACGCGCCAGTGGTGCCAGTCACCACGCCGGTCAATCTGATTGTCAATGGCGACTTCTCCGCCGGCGACTGGTCGGGCGTCGCGAGCTGGGGCAACTACAGCACCAATGTCACCGGCTGGACCATCACCGGCGACCGTCTCGAGCGCGTCAATAGTGGCTATCTAGGTGCGACCTTGCCGAATGGCGGTCACATGGTGGATCTGGAAGCCTCGCCCGGCGACCTGACTCTGTCCCAGACCATTGGCGACATGACCACCGGCCAGACCTATCATCTGTCCTTCGCGATCGGCGAAGCGACGGGGCCGTATGGTGCACATCTGGAAGTGTATTGGAACGGCACCCTGGTTGGCAGTTATTCGCCACAAACCGGCGCGATGCAGACCATTGATCTGACTGTCGTTGCCGATGGCACCAGCAACACGCTGTCGTTCAAGGAAACGGGCGCCATCGATAACAGCGGCACCTTCCTCGCTAATGTCAGCCTGACGGCGGCGGCGGTCGGCATCGTCGATGAAGACGGTTTGGCCAACGGCGTGGCAGGCGGTGTCGGCGATGTCGCCGGGCAGGCGACCGTGGTCACTCATGCGCTGAATATTTCGTGGGGCTCAGACAACGGCAACAGCGTCGTTGATGGCGGCATCACGGGCTTGCCCGTGAATGGTGACCGCGCCGTTACTTTCGATGCGTCGAATGTGAGCGCACTGTCGGCCTTGGGCCTGACCCACAACGGCACCGTGATCACCTATCAAATCTCTGCCGACGGCACCAAGCTGATCGCCTCGGCAGGAGAGCAAGAGATCTTCCACGTCGCACTGTCCGACGTGGACAGCGGCTCCTACACTTTCACGCTGACCGGCACCATCGATCACCCGCTGCATTCGGTCGAAGACAACGTGACGCTGAACTTCGCGGTTCGTGCGACTGACAGCGATGGTGACAGCATTCCCACTTCATTTGCGGTTCTGGTCAACGACGACGCTCCGTCGATCGGCAAGATCGGCGATCAGACGATTGCAGAAACCACCAGCACCGAGTTCTCCAATACCTTCCTGACTCAGACTCTGTCTGACGTTTCGTTGAATATCTCGTGGGGCGCGGACGACAACAATTCCGGCGCGTTCAATCGCTCTGTCGCCTTCGATGCCGCGCTCGCCGGTACGGCACCGAGCGGTCTGACTTCGAACGGCGTTGCCTTGATCTATGTGCTGTCGGCTGACGGCACCGGGCTGACGGCCTATCGTTTCGACGGCACCAATTATATCGGAGTCGGTGGCGGCAATCTCGGTACCTCGCCATCGGATGCTGCACGCGTGTTCAGCGTGCAACTGTCGGATCTCGGCAACGGCAGCTACACGTTCAAGCTCTACGACAATCTCGATCACAAGACGGGCGACGGGACGTCGCTCAATCTCTCGTTCGGTTTCACCGCGACCGACAGCGACGGCGACACCACGCCGGTTTCCAATTTCAACATTGTCGTTACCGACAACGTGCCGTTGCTGGTCGGTAATGCCGACATCGGCGCGCTCACGGAAGCGGGGCTGCCGACAGTCTCGTCGACCTTTGGTAACCTTGGCATCGACTGGAATGCCGATGATCGTGGTTCGGCCCATCTTGAATTCGCAAAGGATTCCAATGGCCTGGCCATCGTTCCGCAGGGTCTGACCTCGGACGGTGTTGCGCTTGCCTACACTGTGCGCCTCGCGGCCAACGGTGTTGATGAAGAGCTCGTCGCCTACAAGGTCGGCGACACTGTGGACCATCCGGTCTTCATCGTTGCGCTGAATGGTCTGGTCAATCCGGCCTTCGCTGCCACGCTGTTCCAGAATCTCGACCATGTAGGCGCTGGTAACGACAGCAGCCTGACGCTCACCTTTACGGCGCATGCGATCGATGGCGATGGTGATACGGTTGATCGCACCTTCACGATCACCGTCGCAGACACCAAGGCGACGATCGGGACACCTGCGTCCGCTCAGGCGGACGAGGACGCATTCGGCAATCCGGCCGGGCTCAGCCTGATCACGGACAGTGCCATCGACACCGATAACAACAACCGCACAGTCGGCGGCAAGCTCAACATTTCCTGGGGCAGCGACGATTCCAATACGGTCGTCAATGGCGGCATCACCGGCGCTCCGGTGGCCGGCGATCGCGCCGTGACATTCGACGCGTCGAATATCACGACGCTGCTTGGCCTGAACCTGACGCATAACGGAGCGGCGCTGAGCTATCAGATCAGTGCCGACGGCCAGACCCTGACTGCGAAGGCGAATGGCGAAGAGATCTTCAACGTCAAGCTGTCTGACGTCGACAGCGGCTCCTACATCTTCACGCTGACGCGTAACCTCGACCATCCCGACCACTCGGGTGAGGACAATCTGAACCTGACCTTCAAGTTCATCGCGACGGATTCCGATGGCGATGCAACGACTGCGACGTTCGATGTTGCGGTCAACGATGATAGCCCTGTGATCGGCACTCCGGCATCGACCCAGGCCGATGACAGTGCGCTCGGCAATGTGTCAGGTCTGTCGATCATCACGGACTCGAGCGTCGATACCGACAGCAACAGCAAGACGGTCGGCGGCAAACTCAATATCTCCTGGGGTGCCGACGACGGCAACAATCTCGGCAATGTCGGCATTACCGGTGCTTCCTCGGTCAACGGCGATCGCGCCGTGACGTTCGATGTGAACGCGACCAATACGGCACTTAACGCGCTTCATCTGACCCATGACGGTACGTCTCTGGTCTATAGCTACAGCTCGGGTAATTCACTGCTGACGGCGAAGGCCAACGGCGCGACCGTGTTCACGGTGCAGCTGTCGGATGACGGTTCGGGTAAATACATCTTCACGCTTGTCGACAGCTTCGATCATCCGACCCACGGCACGGCAGATAGTCTCAATCTGACCTTCAGTTTCATCGCCACCGACAGCGATGGCGACAAGGCGACCTCCACCTTTGCGGTCGCCGTCAACGACGATCTTCCCACCATCGGCAGCCCGGCTGCATCGCGAGTCGATGAGGACGATCTCTCCGCCGGAAATCATGATGGCCTTGTGCCGATCACTGATGTGACGGTCGATACCGACAGCAGCCGACTGACCGTGGGCGGCAAGCTCGGCATTTCGTGGGGCGCCGACGACGGCAACAGCTCCGTCAACGGCGGCGTTAGCGGCGCGTCGGTGAACGGCGATCGCGCCGTCACCTTCGATAGCGCGACGACGGCTGCGCTGACCTCGCAGCATCTCTCTCAGGGCGGCGTTGAGCTGACCTATGTCATCAGCAACAACGGCACGGTGCTGAAGGGCATGGCCGGTACGGCGGAAGTGTTCAGCGTCACGCTGTCCGACCAGAACGACGGTTCGTACATCTTTACGCTCAAGGGCAAGCTCGACCATCCGGACACGACAACCGAAGACAATATCGACCTGACCTTCAATTTCACCGCGACGGACAGCGATGGCGATACGGCCACGTCATCCTTCAAGGTCACCGTCAACGACGATGCTCCGACTGCCGCTGGCGAAACCGCCACGGTGGCGGAAGCGTCGCCGGCTGTGGGCACCGGCAATATCATTCTGGCTTTCGATCGCTCGGGAAGCATGAGTGACGATCCGGATGGCTCGGGTGGTTTCTCGTCGCGCCTTGCGCTGGCGAAGGCTGCAGCCATTAATCTCTTGAATACGAGTAATGCCGATCAGGTTCTGATTGTGACATTCTCGGACAACGCCACGTCCTCGTCCTGGATGACCAAGGCGCAGGCGATCGCGTATATCAACAGCAACTCGTTCCCGGGAACGAACGG
It contains:
- a CDS encoding transglutaminase-like cysteine peptidase, translated to MTSADAPDNGASVMLRIDQARAFPRALGFVLAGVVSVSACDGAFAKSRAKKTVLERSVMDTPIAGMTAPPVRFFTINQVLAKRDSENRAKPGNIELASLDAPQGSDAKVISDAPSPAAILPATSEEPFGLFTFRAPEGLLWTKWRGVETRMRADLKSIEDCKADSENCVAGARKFVAVTRSAAELDLRTRVEAINRDVNYAIRYVGDYQQHGVADLWSSPLETLSAGIGDCEDYAIAKFAMLAATGVPEADIKMMLVRDMAVRQDHAVLTVRVDGRWLVLDNRYSRLSETRDLPHFMPLFAIDHKGVSLFAAPYAARPHHESETDMLPAAEVDGFGGGSSLPLAL
- a CDS encoding VWA domain-containing protein, yielding MNAPVLLAQLAGSTTQTPQSPKNLKLEKPQNGQAISVHLDGNTKLDFADIASEKLTFVKVGEKLIILFDNQSTVTVDPVFDSMGKPLTDLAFDMGSDRTLTGEQFAQTFPITTDQSVLPAAGGATGPTGGANFGDATVGALGASGARLALLTGEDTGGGFDPLEDGTPNPSPIPGGVTAVTLNEDGFAEGNLGGTGDTGGTATSVTGSLNVDFGTDGSNRSFAFSLNQPTLAGLTSDGQTVQLAFTTVNGQPVLIGYVGGDFNVAANQVFTVSLDASSLQGSYTFTLLRPLDHPIHGTEDTINLSINVIATDGSGDTVAVTIPIGINDDTPVIGTPADAALTDPLSGNPATQTGSLGISWGADRYNDHVDGGVSATTGATGDRSVVFANTQVTAAGDGTTAIGTLTSHGETVHYVLLENGTVLVAYTGDTAPTSLASLQQSGTPSGEGEGGEGGIANNVVFVVTLSDASNSGSYVVTQYRSLDHDNGSATFQNIDLAFNFTVTDSDGDTVNGTLHAVIADTVPVVTGPADASTLSEGNGETPPSEGGEDMPSLLVVGGSFTPKDTGAVSLHIDWRSDNQNPNTPGATHDRSVTFTAATQTALENLGLTSDGATIIYTISADGTLLTATTAATEGHSARTIFTVQLSDSGNGSYDFALLDNLDHRGSSEGSQALTFGFIATDSDGDTTAPANFTVNITDETPSFTSEGVAPQFVDEEGNAGDTYASGDLAGEAKTATASLNIAWGADDANNVVDGGFTGSAGDRSVVFASNAVSSLQAQNLTSNGVALQYILSTDGTTLTAYQGSGRLDGDKVFTVTLSDQGNGSYNFTMLGHLDHPISGVEDDLTPVFNFTARDGDGDAISSSFSVTINDDAPVVPVTTPVNLIVNGDFSAGDWSGVASWGNYSTNVTGWTITGDRLERVNSGYLGATLPNGGHMVDLEASPGDLTLSQTIGDMTTGQTYHLSFAIGEATGPYGAHLEVYWNGTLVGSYSPQTGAMQTIDLTVVADGTSNTLSFKETGAIDNSGTFLANVSLTAAAVGIVDEDGLANGVAGGVGDVAGQATVVTHALNISWGSDNGNSVVDGGITGLPVNGDRAVTFDASNVSALSALGLTHNGTVITYQISADGTKLIASAGEQEIFHVALSDVDSGSYTFTLTGTIDHPLHSVEDNVTLNFAVRATDSDGDSIPTSFAVLVNDDAPSIGKIGDQTIAETTSTEFSNTFLTQTLSDVSLNISWGADDNNSGAFNRSVAFDAALAGTAPSGLTSNGVALIYVLSADGTGLTAYRFDGTNYIGVGGGNLGTSPSDAARVFSVQLSDLGNGSYTFKLYDNLDHKTGDGTSLNLSFGFTATDSDGDTTPVSNFNIVVTDNVPLLVGNADIGALTEAGLPTVSSTFGNLGIDWNADDRGSAHLEFAKDSNGLAIVPQGLTSDGVALAYTVRLAANGVDEELVAYKVGDTVDHPVFIVALNGLVNPAFAATLFQNLDHVGAGNDSSLTLTFTAHAIDGDGDTVDRTFTITVADTKATIGTPASAQADEDAFGNPAGLSLITDSAIDTDNNNRTVGGKLNISWGSDDSNTVVNGGITGAPVAGDRAVTFDASNITTLLGLNLTHNGAALSYQISADGQTLTAKANGEEIFNVKLSDVDSGSYIFTLTRNLDHPDHSGEDNLNLTFKFIATDSDGDATTATFDVAVNDDSPVIGTPASTQADDSALGNVSGLSIITDSSVDTDSNSKTVGGKLNISWGADDGNNLGNVGITGASSVNGDRAVTFDVNATNTALNALHLTHDGTSLVYSYSSGNSLLTAKANGATVFTVQLSDDGSGKYIFTLVDSFDHPTHGTADSLNLTFSFIATDSDGDKATSTFAVAVNDDLPTIGSPAASRVDEDDLSAGNHDGLVPITDVTVDTDSSRLTVGGKLGISWGADDGNSSVNGGVSGASVNGDRAVTFDSATTAALTSQHLSQGGVELTYVISNNGTVLKGMAGTAEVFSVTLSDQNDGSYIFTLKGKLDHPDTTTEDNIDLTFNFTATDSDGDTATSSFKVTVNDDAPTAAGETATVAEASPAVGTGNIILAFDRSGSMSDDPDGSGGFSSRLALAKAAAINLLNTSNADQVLIVTFSDNATSSSWMTKAQAIAYINSNSFPGTNGGTDYDNATAAIQGATIPSGGTSVYFFTDGQPTGSGGLNSTERAAWESFLQSKSMTSYAVGVGNSIGANDPDLNDVAYPGSPLIITTANDPALLGTITPTLPTSVAGNILSNDHFGADGGRILSIMIGSVTYTWNGSSTITKSGGKPVRSPAMRCRSTQASTVT
- a CDS encoding type I secretion system permease/ATPase, encoding MDLPAAPVAEVEHQHADPLTDSLLYLAAHHGRAVSRSALLAGLPVERGVLTTALYERAAQRAGLEAELNERPLKDIPALVLPAVLLFHDGSTRILRGIDLASGRLTLATPVGDGAIAMERIEAVEEKYAGFVYFVRPASVSDPRAIAAGDLPKAHWFWSVVSRFGSNYSHVAIAAFIVNMLALAAPLFTMSVYDRVIPNGAIPSLVALGIGLSLAIAFDFLLKVVRSRIIDMTGKKIDVVLASNIFEHVMALKMDKRPPSVGILANQMRDFDSVREFFTSGTVVSATDMIFAIIFIAVLFVIAGPLAWIPLAMLPVMILVGLLIQRPLDRAMKRLQAESAARHGILIESLNGIETVRAVAGESRVQTVWERSVAATARSSEGVQFWSSLAMTSASVATQLCSLLLVVVGVFLILDGKLSVGALVAANMLSGRILGPIAGIAAVMTRATQTMSALRSIDRLMATERERPPEKIFVAREITKGSIEFRNVSFSYPDSPAKALEGISFHVKPGEKIGIIGRVGSGKTTVGRLATAFYPPSEGSILIDGIDIRQYDPADLRAGIGFVLQDTDLFYGKLRDNITLGRPDATDEEVLAAARLSGVETFIAGHPQGYDMMVAEGGRSLSGGQKQAIGLARVLIRKPRVLFLDEPTAHFDVRSEGEFLDRLKTLAKGEMSIIVSTHRPSLLSLVDRILVFDNGKIVADGPADQILTRLRPQPQAPQAAGRPVNVAV
- a CDS encoding HlyD family type I secretion periplasmic adaptor subunit — protein: MSQSDFAFSNDVRAAMEMRTPRTARMLLMTVTGLLVVFLLWAHFAVLDEVKRGNGKVVPSRQTQVVQSLEGGIISELLIQEGAIVGKDQPLARIEDTNFAAQFGEIRERRGAMAARVIRLEAETFGKTNVEFPEELTKLAPRAVQTERSVFDAHMRKLAQDIDVIAQQEWQKKKEIDELRASETRFSETLTLLTRETLLTRRLYEQKVVPEIEMLRSDRQATDMRGQLAVVQATMVKTEAAVKEAQSRLLNITTAFRSTAEDDLAKSRGDLAVLDENIKSAQDRVRRTELRSPVYGIVNRLNVTTIGAVVAPGASVMEIVPLEDTLLVEGRIRPQDIAFIRPDHEAVVKLSAYDSSVYGSLHGRVERISADTITDEKGDKNERGETFYRVMVRTEKNHLGTAEQPLPIIPGMVATVEVLTGKKSVLDYLVKPARMLRDEAFRER